One genomic segment of Gemmatimonadaceae bacterium includes these proteins:
- a CDS encoding helix-turn-helix domain-containing protein translates to MGKANGIGLLDDVAVAELLQVSAETLRSWRSTGKGPAYRKVGRRCLYEEADVRGWVTRQPKRTPGVQADPTDS, encoded by the coding sequence ATGGGGAAAGCCAACGGCATTGGGTTGCTCGACGATGTCGCGGTCGCAGAGCTCTTGCAGGTCAGCGCAGAGACCTTGCGCAGCTGGCGCAGCACCGGGAAGGGACCGGCGTATCGCAAGGTTGGCCGCCGGTGTCTCTACGAAGAGGCTGACGTGCGAGGGTGGGTCACTCGGCAGCCGAAGCGCACGCCCGGCGTACAGGCCGACCCAACCGACAGCTGA
- a CDS encoding B12-binding domain-containing radical SAM protein: MHGTSQPGAPARHLRIALISPKGPLYRHRGGIWKKSLRYQPLTLTTLAALIPADLPHTVTLHDEGITDVPRDLDVDLVGITVITGTAVRAYELADHFRARGIAVVLGGPHPTLIPDDAQPHADAVVTGYAEETWPQLLRDFAAGALQPRYAQAPGLEIGGRPFPRRDLLPSSHFLTNNVFEATRGCVHACEFCVVPTAWGRRPFQKPVHEVVADIRQHGATKLIFVDLNLIADRAYAKALFTALIPLGLQWYGLSTVLLVDDAELLSLAARSGCRGLLMGLESMSPANLKGNRKGFNSPEHYARVVERLHDHGIALQGCFVFGLDDDHPDVFLKTAEFAVQARIDLPRFAVVTPFPNTPLYHRLEREGRILTKNWELYDAQHVVFQPKHMSVQELQLGIESAWKHAYSYTSIARRLLHSPAPWPVRLGTNLGYRFYAHHLSSFYNCDWIIGRAPSRPVARVTAPADEAALPAEVS, from the coding sequence ATGCACGGTACCAGCCAACCCGGCGCACCAGCACGTCACCTGCGGATTGCCCTCATCTCACCCAAGGGGCCGCTCTACCGCCATCGCGGCGGCATCTGGAAGAAGTCGCTCCGCTACCAGCCGCTCACGCTCACCACCCTCGCCGCACTGATCCCGGCCGACCTGCCACACACGGTCACGCTCCACGACGAGGGGATCACCGACGTGCCGCGCGACCTGGACGTGGACCTGGTCGGCATCACGGTCATCACCGGCACCGCCGTCCGCGCCTACGAGCTGGCCGACCACTTCCGCGCCCGCGGCATCGCGGTGGTGCTCGGCGGACCGCACCCGACCCTCATCCCCGACGACGCACAGCCGCACGCCGATGCGGTGGTGACGGGGTACGCCGAGGAGACCTGGCCGCAGCTCCTGCGGGACTTCGCGGCCGGCGCACTGCAGCCGCGCTACGCGCAGGCACCCGGCCTGGAGATCGGCGGCCGCCCGTTCCCGCGCCGCGACCTGCTGCCGTCCAGCCACTTCCTCACCAACAACGTCTTCGAGGCCACGCGCGGCTGTGTGCACGCCTGCGAGTTCTGCGTGGTGCCCACAGCCTGGGGGCGACGACCGTTCCAGAAGCCGGTGCACGAGGTGGTGGCCGACATCCGCCAGCACGGCGCGACGAAGCTCATCTTCGTGGACCTGAACCTGATCGCCGACCGCGCCTACGCGAAGGCGCTGTTCACCGCGCTGATCCCACTCGGGCTGCAATGGTACGGCCTGAGCACGGTGCTGCTGGTGGACGATGCGGAGCTCCTGTCACTCGCCGCGCGCAGCGGCTGCCGCGGGCTGCTGATGGGGCTCGAGTCGATGTCGCCGGCGAACCTCAAGGGCAACCGGAAGGGGTTCAACTCACCCGAGCACTACGCGCGCGTGGTCGAGCGCCTGCACGACCATGGCATCGCGCTGCAGGGCTGCTTCGTGTTCGGCCTGGACGACGATCACCCCGACGTCTTCCTCAAGACTGCCGAGTTCGCGGTGCAGGCGCGGATCGACCTGCCGCGCTTCGCGGTGGTGACGCCGTTCCCGAACACGCCGCTCTACCACCGGCTGGAGCGCGAGGGACGCATCCTGACGAAGAACTGGGAGCTGTACGATGCCCAGCACGTGGTGTTCCAGCCGAAGCACATGAGCGTGCAGGAGCTGCAACTGGGGATCGAGTCGGCGTGGAAACACGCGTACAGCTACACGAGCATCGCGCGGCGCCTGCTGCACTCCCCCGCCCCGTGGCCGGTGCGGCTGGGCACCAACCTGGGCTATCGCTTCTATGCGCACCACCTGTCGAGCTTCTACAACTGCGACTGGATCATCGGGCGCGCGCCGTCGCGACCCGTGGCCCGCGTGACGGCACCGGCAGACGAGGCGGCGCTGCCCGCCGAGGTGTCGTGA
- a CDS encoding phage tail tape measure protein: MRSTELLARMRLDTSQFDRAVRGSNSELQQFARVANALPGRSSVFGRMAADAANLSPALSSVPLGIAAVGAALTGAGLAARRAGVDFEAALAKISTLGPDAQRNLSTTRQAILDTFSAVPVTGSVQDLAEANYLLQSSGRTASEAITDLRTAAEASVAGYTSVTTAVDGLTTVTNAWKESQISTRQASDVLFTAVNLGKATFEQIAHSIGLVAPLAASAGVSLQEVAAATAVLSNGGMVTSSIFEGLRSAILNIQRPTEDFKKKYGALAAEFDASKLARDGLVKFLQDFQERSGGSQKALNALFTDATGVLAVLGLMKNKGDDAAAALKRMGESTGETNDALSKVNGSSEAQERLIRNQLTGAWTDFGDLLRRTTIPLLEGVARALNRAKGGAAFLKSDIDILQSTLGPKQLSTMEERQRRGAAASILTQFGANRDNPEFFRSITDDELRFLRQQMRLIHDTAQPGERFPGSFEAFDTALVLERNRRAEQAALANAGGEEKPGKGDGKGSGTGGSSTELRTAAAEAKRRAEEYRRESERLVSEASELTQKLQTAAIEATQGSAAALQSAMERTLNEGASRLSDGVLGPKASAALEKQLTQFELLQKEMIAAERQSGLTRAALDAAASKERTALVGADKLSGETDPAKAVQTSRSILDARARELRVLIDTTQTLALRKQYEEQLNEIITARSPKDFDAAPLGENGSRELMSQVGLMGDLAQQIATVGDKLGLLPRAAVDALRGIGALAEQGSKLQDALKVGSSTGTLGKIGIGIGVAGGIASLAQSLFSESPADKQRRADLQANTSALRQLTSRVGDLAGSTLAGSTTEKIRSTLSGSFFTELANTPWLATIENLPALIASRAGVSVAEVMSLAGTLGIDLSDTNESMRGFRDLVMKADLNGYIDSYAGSLQRLDDTLRADGVTDGAEIFRRRVAVLTDPKTGFPALTSAITGLDLDTVEGRNEARTRARALYDDVVNGRVSLGQFGGLSIQEGSQALIDFITSVMELNDGDAAGTGGFNVTRSITEVTGSRLAGLLGSANTYLAGIATDIAALRATFVTPAPFSLQAPSAGAIAGLLAGGGLSIGSVSVVVNLTLTADLLGVDAGRAATAGTALGHALGKELMSKIDIALRDRQLRQRLVTGNATLSR; the protein is encoded by the coding sequence ATGCGCAGCACCGAGCTGCTGGCGCGCATGCGCCTCGACACCTCGCAGTTTGATCGCGCCGTCCGTGGCTCGAACAGCGAGTTGCAGCAGTTTGCACGCGTCGCGAACGCCCTCCCGGGGCGAAGCTCGGTCTTCGGGAGGATGGCGGCCGATGCCGCGAACCTCTCACCCGCGCTCTCCTCCGTTCCGCTGGGCATCGCCGCCGTCGGTGCGGCGCTCACGGGTGCGGGGCTCGCCGCGAGGCGAGCCGGTGTCGACTTCGAGGCGGCGCTCGCGAAGATCTCAACGCTGGGACCGGACGCGCAGCGCAACCTCAGCACAACGCGCCAGGCGATCCTCGACACCTTCAGCGCCGTGCCCGTGACGGGATCCGTGCAGGATCTCGCCGAAGCGAACTACCTGCTGCAGTCCAGCGGGCGCACTGCGAGCGAAGCAATCACGGACCTGCGCACCGCCGCTGAAGCGAGCGTCGCCGGCTACACAAGCGTGACGACAGCCGTGGACGGCCTGACGACCGTGACGAACGCTTGGAAGGAATCGCAGATCTCGACGAGGCAGGCGAGCGACGTGCTCTTCACCGCCGTCAATCTCGGCAAAGCAACGTTCGAGCAGATCGCACACAGCATTGGCCTCGTCGCGCCGCTGGCAGCATCGGCTGGCGTAAGCCTTCAGGAGGTCGCCGCCGCAACAGCCGTGCTGTCGAATGGCGGCATGGTCACATCCTCGATCTTTGAGGGGCTCCGCTCGGCGATCCTCAATATTCAGCGCCCGACAGAGGACTTCAAGAAGAAGTACGGGGCGCTGGCCGCGGAGTTCGACGCTTCAAAGCTGGCTCGCGATGGCCTCGTCAAGTTCCTGCAGGACTTCCAAGAGCGGAGTGGTGGATCCCAGAAAGCGCTGAACGCGCTCTTCACAGACGCTACTGGCGTTCTGGCGGTGCTCGGTCTGATGAAGAACAAGGGCGACGATGCCGCCGCGGCTCTGAAGCGGATGGGCGAGTCCACCGGCGAGACGAACGACGCGCTGTCCAAAGTCAACGGCTCGTCCGAGGCGCAAGAACGGCTGATCCGCAACCAGCTCACTGGCGCCTGGACGGACTTCGGCGACCTCCTCCGACGCACTACGATACCCCTGCTCGAGGGCGTCGCTCGTGCCCTGAATCGCGCGAAGGGTGGCGCCGCGTTCCTGAAGAGCGATATCGACATTCTGCAGTCCACCTTGGGACCCAAGCAGCTCTCGACCATGGAGGAACGTCAGCGCCGCGGAGCCGCGGCGAGCATCCTGACGCAGTTCGGCGCCAACCGGGACAACCCGGAGTTCTTTCGAAGTATCACCGACGATGAGCTCAGATTCCTGCGTCAGCAGATGCGCCTCATCCATGACACAGCTCAGCCCGGAGAGCGCTTCCCTGGCAGCTTCGAAGCGTTCGATACGGCACTTGTGCTTGAGCGGAATCGCCGTGCGGAGCAGGCCGCGCTCGCGAATGCCGGTGGCGAGGAGAAGCCGGGCAAGGGCGACGGAAAAGGAAGCGGAACCGGCGGGAGCTCGACGGAGCTGCGCACCGCAGCCGCCGAGGCAAAGCGGCGCGCCGAAGAGTACCGTCGCGAGAGCGAGCGCCTGGTCTCCGAAGCATCGGAGCTGACCCAGAAGCTGCAGACCGCAGCGATCGAGGCGACACAGGGCAGCGCGGCCGCGCTGCAATCCGCGATGGAGCGGACCCTAAATGAAGGCGCGAGCCGACTCTCTGATGGCGTGCTCGGTCCTAAGGCTTCGGCAGCCCTCGAGAAGCAGCTCACCCAGTTCGAGCTGCTCCAGAAAGAGATGATCGCCGCGGAGCGTCAGTCTGGCCTCACGCGCGCCGCGCTGGATGCTGCCGCCAGCAAAGAGCGCACGGCGCTCGTTGGCGCCGACAAGCTCTCCGGCGAGACCGATCCAGCAAAGGCCGTGCAGACCTCTCGGAGCATCCTCGATGCGCGCGCACGCGAGCTCCGCGTGCTGATCGACACCACGCAGACGCTCGCCTTGCGCAAGCAGTACGAGGAGCAGCTCAACGAGATCATCACGGCGCGCTCGCCGAAGGACTTCGATGCGGCGCCGCTCGGTGAAAACGGATCGCGTGAGCTGATGTCACAGGTCGGGCTGATGGGCGATCTCGCGCAGCAGATTGCGACTGTGGGCGACAAGCTCGGCCTCCTACCCCGCGCGGCCGTCGATGCACTGCGAGGGATCGGCGCCTTGGCCGAGCAGGGATCGAAGCTGCAGGACGCCTTAAAGGTCGGGAGCAGCACCGGCACGCTGGGCAAGATCGGCATCGGCATCGGCGTCGCCGGCGGCATTGCGTCGCTGGCGCAATCGCTCTTCTCCGAGTCCCCCGCGGACAAGCAGCGTCGGGCCGATCTGCAGGCGAATACCAGCGCCCTGCGGCAGCTCACTTCGCGCGTCGGCGATCTGGCCGGATCCACGCTCGCCGGGAGCACCACCGAGAAAATTCGCTCGACGCTCTCCGGATCGTTCTTCACGGAGCTCGCCAATACGCCGTGGCTCGCCACCATCGAGAACTTGCCCGCGCTGATCGCCTCGCGCGCCGGCGTGAGCGTGGCCGAGGTGATGTCGCTGGCCGGCACGCTGGGTATCGACCTCTCGGATACGAACGAATCGATGCGCGGATTCCGCGACCTGGTAATGAAAGCGGACCTCAACGGCTACATCGACTCGTACGCCGGCAGTCTGCAGCGCCTCGACGACACCCTGCGCGCCGACGGTGTGACGGACGGTGCTGAGATCTTCCGGCGCCGCGTGGCGGTGCTCACGGATCCAAAGACGGGCTTTCCTGCCCTGACGTCTGCGATCACAGGTCTGGATCTCGACACGGTCGAGGGGCGGAACGAGGCGCGCACACGCGCACGCGCCCTGTACGACGACGTCGTGAACGGGCGCGTCTCGCTCGGTCAGTTCGGCGGTCTCTCGATTCAGGAAGGGAGTCAGGCGCTCATTGATTTCATCACCTCCGTGATGGAGCTGAACGACGGCGATGCCGCCGGGACCGGTGGCTTCAACGTGACGCGCTCGATCACTGAGGTCACCGGCTCACGCCTTGCGGGACTGCTGGGGAGCGCGAACACCTACCTCGCGGGCATCGCAACTGACATCGCGGCGCTTCGAGCGACGTTCGTGACGCCGGCGCCATTCAGTCTGCAGGCTCCGTCTGCGGGTGCGATTGCCGGCCTACTCGCGGGTGGCGGCCTGAGCATCGGCTCCGTGAGTGTCGTGGTGAACCTGACCCTCACCGCCGACTTGCTCGGCGTCGACGCTGGCCGAGCGGCGACCGCAGGAACGGCACTTGGCCATGCCCTCGGCAAAGAGTTGATGTCGAAGATCGACATTGCACTCCGGGATCGCCAGCTTCGCCAGCGGCTGGTAACAGGGAACGCCACGCTCTCTAGGTAA
- a CDS encoding DNA-processing protein DprA, translating to MNRGQYVVYPSFPEHTPKMVDCAQMSPVACAAALLTLARERASEDLTRTYSRICGMIAAYGAARDVVLAMRSGELPVPLAPESLFVAEFVDAAVAAAAQLVEGWSAAGLQAHAIATVTYPRQLEEIVDAPPIVFHHGAHEAIHTFGLAVVGTRKASPDGLKRARRAATALAENGITVVSGMALGIDTAAHEATIAAGGVTVAVMGTPITKRYPRENAALADAIVAAGGALVTEYPPTWTTQRWDFLRRNRTMSGIAAATLVIEASETSGAKSQAVAAVQHGRLVFLPSSLVQAHRWAHALVTDGVNGVRAIEIKDIDTLIAMIVPGAGQDVELAVI from the coding sequence GTGAACCGCGGCCAGTATGTGGTGTACCCCTCATTTCCCGAACACACCCCGAAGATGGTTGATTGCGCCCAGATGTCGCCTGTCGCGTGTGCCGCGGCATTGCTGACACTGGCCCGTGAGCGGGCCAGTGAGGATCTGACGCGCACCTACTCGCGGATCTGCGGGATGATCGCAGCCTATGGGGCGGCCCGGGACGTGGTACTGGCGATGCGGAGCGGGGAATTACCCGTGCCGCTGGCGCCGGAATCCCTGTTCGTGGCGGAGTTCGTCGACGCGGCCGTAGCGGCGGCGGCGCAGCTGGTGGAGGGGTGGTCCGCCGCCGGGCTGCAGGCTCACGCGATTGCGACGGTCACCTATCCGCGTCAGCTCGAGGAGATCGTGGATGCGCCGCCCATCGTCTTCCATCACGGCGCGCACGAAGCGATTCACACCTTTGGCCTGGCAGTGGTCGGCACACGCAAGGCGTCGCCCGACGGCCTGAAGCGGGCGCGCCGGGCCGCGACGGCGCTGGCGGAGAATGGCATCACCGTGGTCTCCGGCATGGCGCTGGGAATCGATACGGCGGCGCATGAGGCCACGATCGCGGCCGGCGGCGTGACGGTGGCCGTCATGGGCACCCCGATCACGAAGCGGTACCCGCGCGAGAATGCGGCGCTGGCCGACGCGATCGTGGCCGCTGGCGGCGCGCTGGTGACGGAGTATCCGCCCACGTGGACGACCCAGCGCTGGGACTTCCTGCGGCGCAACCGGACCATGTCTGGCATTGCGGCCGCGACGCTCGTCATCGAGGCATCCGAGACCTCAGGCGCGAAGTCGCAGGCGGTCGCCGCCGTCCAACATGGCCGGTTGGTGTTCTTGCCGTCCTCGCTTGTCCAGGCACACCGGTGGGCGCACGCGCTCGTGACGGACGGCGTCAATGGGGTGCGCGCGATCGAGATCAAGGACATCGACACGCTCATCGCCATGATCGTCCCTGGCGCGGGGCAGGATGTCGAGCTCGCCGTCATCTAA
- a CDS encoding DUF2283 domain-containing protein gives MNLHPTYDPEADALYVRLGDAPRTVARTRSVAPGIQFDVDADGKLLGIEILRASTQVHADALTAEGPGEEWLTLVEAGKHAGRSPSTLRVLLHTGKLTGRKVGRDWQIARHVLETYAEAVYWREQRALQREAGLERTSAKRVRTPGKRGRAQ, from the coding sequence ATGAACCTGCACCCCACGTACGACCCCGAGGCGGATGCGCTGTACGTGCGCCTCGGCGACGCGCCGCGCACCGTCGCCCGCACTCGCAGCGTGGCGCCTGGGATCCAGTTCGACGTCGATGCCGACGGCAAGCTCCTCGGAATCGAGATCCTCCGGGCGTCGACCCAGGTACACGCGGACGCCCTGACCGCCGAGGGCCCCGGCGAGGAGTGGCTCACCCTGGTCGAGGCAGGGAAGCATGCCGGTCGAAGCCCCAGCACCCTCCGCGTACTCCTGCACACGGGCAAGCTCACCGGCCGCAAGGTGGGCCGGGATTGGCAGATCGCGCGCCACGTGCTCGAGACGTACGCGGAGGCGGTCTACTGGCGCGAGCAGCGCGCGTTGCAGCGTGAGGCCGGGCTGGAGCGCACGTCGGCGAAGCGAGTCCGCACACCAGGGAAGCGCGGCCGCGCGCAGTAG
- a CDS encoding fasciclin domain-containing protein, translating into MTHHRTLGLATLVALAACSKPDGAGSAVADTAGAPAAAASQSELGPRNIIQVAEQAGSFNTLTSALRTAGLADSLGGEGPFTVLAPSDAAFAKLPPDQLNALLADTAKLARVLRYHVIDGKVSSTDVAAMKEATTLSGEKVGITVVNGAVTLNKSATVTSPDIVASNGVIHVIDRVLVPQRP; encoded by the coding sequence ATGACTCATCATCGCACCCTGGGACTTGCCACGCTGGTCGCGCTCGCGGCCTGCTCGAAGCCCGACGGCGCCGGCAGCGCCGTGGCCGACACCGCGGGGGCTCCCGCGGCTGCCGCGTCGCAGTCCGAGCTCGGTCCCCGAAACATCATACAGGTCGCCGAACAGGCCGGTTCCTTCAATACGCTGACCAGTGCCCTGCGCACCGCCGGCCTGGCCGACTCGCTTGGTGGCGAGGGTCCGTTCACCGTCCTGGCGCCGAGTGACGCTGCGTTCGCCAAGCTCCCGCCCGACCAGCTCAACGCGCTGCTGGCGGACACGGCGAAGCTGGCACGCGTGCTCCGCTACCACGTGATCGACGGCAAGGTGAGCAGCACCGACGTCGCGGCGATGAAGGAGGCCACGACGCTGAGCGGCGAGAAGGTGGGCATCACGGTGGTGAACGGGGCCGTGACGCTGAACAAGTCCGCCACCGTCACCTCGCCCGACATCGTGGCCTCGAACGGCGTGATCCACGTGATCGACAGGGTGCTGGTGCCGCAGAGGCCCTGA
- a CDS encoding helix-turn-helix domain-containing protein encodes MPQLLTEGQVAAMTGLAIKTLQNWRSKRTGPAFVKLGAAVRYRADEITRWIDNLPSTGAAA; translated from the coding sequence ATGCCGCAACTGCTGACGGAGGGGCAGGTCGCCGCCATGACGGGCCTCGCGATCAAGACCCTGCAGAACTGGCGATCGAAGCGCACGGGCCCGGCATTCGTGAAGCTGGGCGCCGCGGTTCGGTATCGCGCCGACGAAATCACCCGGTGGATTGACAACCTGCCGAGCACCGGTGCCGCCGCGTGA
- a CDS encoding ImmA/IrrE family metallo-endopeptidase: protein MSAITPSRLTLARQLRGLTKADLAGRIGVTPAAVTQWEGAHRTPDGGTIHRLAEALAVPVGFLAGAMPTLLEADTVSFRSLRTLARRDRDRACAAAEVASMLGKWIAEKFVLPDVALPDLSDMSPDMAAAEMRRVLQLGSGPLPSIVHLLEASGVRCFALGVDMLKADALSAWVDGIPLVLLNTAKSAERGRNDAAHELGHLTMHRHKQPSGDVAEKEAVAFAAEFLVPSESLWRQDARVNSLADLIALKRLWRVSAAFMLKRMTHLKLISDWSARALWQQLSANGYRGGEPDGAPREHSEVLTQLVQHLRQRHADRTFAFIGGETILGAADVRARIEGMLPLTAQTGGDAWAARLPAMAAPPALKLVR, encoded by the coding sequence GTGTCGGCGATCACACCGAGTCGCCTCACGCTGGCGCGCCAGCTGCGTGGGCTGACCAAGGCTGATCTCGCCGGCCGGATCGGCGTCACGCCCGCTGCCGTCACGCAGTGGGAAGGTGCGCACCGCACGCCGGACGGTGGGACGATCCACAGGCTCGCGGAGGCGCTCGCGGTTCCCGTGGGATTCCTCGCCGGCGCAATGCCGACGCTCCTCGAGGCCGATACCGTGAGCTTCCGCTCGCTCCGCACTCTCGCACGCCGAGACCGCGATCGCGCCTGCGCCGCGGCGGAGGTCGCGAGCATGCTCGGCAAGTGGATCGCAGAGAAGTTCGTGCTCCCTGACGTCGCCCTGCCGGACCTCTCCGACATGTCGCCGGACATGGCGGCGGCGGAAATGCGGCGCGTGCTGCAGCTCGGCTCCGGCCCGCTGCCCTCCATCGTCCACCTCTTGGAGGCAAGTGGTGTGCGGTGTTTCGCGCTGGGCGTCGACATGCTTAAGGCGGACGCGCTGTCCGCCTGGGTTGACGGGATCCCGCTGGTCCTGCTCAACACCGCGAAGTCCGCGGAGCGCGGTCGAAATGATGCGGCACACGAGCTCGGCCATCTGACAATGCACCGGCACAAGCAGCCAAGTGGGGATGTCGCGGAGAAAGAGGCGGTGGCTTTCGCGGCGGAATTTCTCGTCCCATCCGAGTCGCTGTGGCGCCAAGACGCCCGCGTGAACTCGCTCGCGGATCTGATCGCACTGAAGCGCCTCTGGCGCGTCTCGGCGGCCTTCATGCTGAAGCGCATGACACACCTGAAGCTCATCTCGGACTGGTCAGCCAGGGCGCTGTGGCAGCAGCTCAGCGCGAACGGCTACCGTGGCGGTGAGCCCGACGGGGCACCGCGCGAGCACAGCGAGGTGCTCACGCAGCTGGTGCAGCACCTTCGCCAGCGTCACGCCGATCGAACCTTTGCGTTCATCGGTGGCGAAACCATACTCGGCGCAGCGGATGTGCGAGCGAGGATCGAAGGGATGCTGCCGCTCACGGCGCAGACTGGCGGTGACGCGTGGGCCGCCCGTCTCCCCGCGATGGCTGCACCGCCGGCGCTGAAGCTGGTCCGCTGA
- a CDS encoding B12-binding domain-containing radical SAM protein, translating into MRPFRVTIVHPCVGRKPGQQYVRTWQMESLPAATLAGLTPKDIEVRFHDDRMEVVPFDEPTDLVAISVETYTAKRAYQIASEYRRRGVPVVMGGFHASLCPDEVAQYAEAVVTGEAEVLWPQVLDDARHGTLQKFYRATGRTALAGLRPDRSIFRGKRYLPVGLVEAGRGCHFKCEFCAVQTVFESSQTRRPTDDILAELRLLKGSKKLFFFVDDNITSNLRQAKEFFRALIPLQIRWVSQASINAAHDEEFLDLLVRSGCQGVLIGFESLNPANLETMNKTFNTAKGGFEQALGNLRRFGIRVYGTFIFGYDGDTAESFRPTVEFAREHAFYIAAFNHLTPFPGTPLYTRLVQEGRMLYDAWWLDDRYSYNRIPFQPRGMAPDDLQRACLSARKTFYGWPSILQRGMDRVNRGNAFMWRNFYMINAMHRNDVSLRDHYPLGDQAWQGTLLRAG; encoded by the coding sequence GTGAGGCCGTTCCGCGTCACGATCGTGCATCCCTGCGTGGGCCGGAAGCCGGGCCAGCAGTACGTGCGCACCTGGCAGATGGAGTCGCTGCCGGCCGCCACCCTGGCCGGCCTCACGCCGAAGGACATCGAGGTGCGGTTCCACGACGACCGGATGGAGGTCGTGCCCTTCGACGAGCCGACCGACCTGGTGGCGATCAGCGTGGAGACGTACACGGCGAAGCGCGCCTACCAGATCGCCAGCGAGTACCGGCGCCGCGGCGTGCCGGTGGTGATGGGCGGTTTCCACGCCTCGCTCTGCCCCGACGAGGTGGCGCAGTATGCCGAGGCGGTGGTGACGGGGGAGGCCGAGGTGCTGTGGCCGCAGGTGCTGGACGACGCGCGGCACGGCACGCTGCAGAAGTTCTACCGCGCGACCGGGCGCACCGCGCTGGCCGGACTGCGCCCCGACCGCTCGATCTTCCGCGGCAAGCGCTACCTGCCGGTGGGACTGGTGGAGGCCGGGCGCGGCTGCCACTTCAAGTGTGAGTTCTGCGCCGTGCAGACCGTCTTCGAGTCGTCGCAGACGCGCCGCCCCACCGACGACATCCTCGCCGAGCTGCGCCTGCTGAAGGGATCGAAGAAGCTGTTCTTCTTCGTGGACGACAACATCACCAGCAACCTGCGGCAGGCGAAGGAGTTCTTCCGCGCGCTGATCCCGCTCCAGATCCGGTGGGTGAGCCAGGCGAGCATCAATGCCGCCCACGACGAGGAGTTCCTGGACCTGCTGGTGCGCAGCGGCTGCCAGGGGGTGCTGATCGGGTTCGAGAGCCTGAACCCGGCGAACCTGGAGACGATGAACAAGACGTTCAACACCGCGAAGGGCGGCTTCGAGCAGGCCCTCGGCAACCTGCGGCGCTTCGGCATCCGCGTGTACGGCACCTTCATCTTCGGCTACGACGGCGACACCGCCGAGAGCTTCCGGCCGACGGTGGAGTTCGCGCGCGAGCACGCCTTCTACATCGCGGCCTTCAATCACCTCACGCCCTTTCCCGGCACGCCGCTCTACACGCGGCTGGTGCAGGAGGGGCGGATGCTGTACGACGCCTGGTGGCTGGACGACCGCTACAGCTACAACCGCATCCCGTTCCAGCCGCGGGGGATGGCCCCCGACGACCTGCAGCGGGCGTGCCTCAGCGCGCGCAAGACCTTCTACGGCTGGCCGAGCATCCTGCAGCGCGGCATGGACCGCGTGAACCGGGGCAACGCCTTCATGTGGCGCAACTTCTACATGATCAACGCCATGCACCGCAACGACGTGAGCCTGCGCGACCACTATCCGCTCGGAGACCAGGCGTGGCAGGGCACGTTGCTGCGCGCGGGGTGA
- a CDS encoding phosphoribosyltransferase has product MSSSPSSNALQNIAARRAFLHAATLVDAASQCPHCFGIKSPNYATCHGCGFLDVAPWGRAAAWYGTIVVKGSALYWDFNNYKRFGPATLGESWQRVTSLLSLATWTHAEAIATHLGGEPTIVCPVPSSRGMTVEAQPLTVAIQHCALMKHHFVPALRAHPTLRRDKGLFQPEYFVPARDVRGERIVLVEDLTASGRTAYSAWYALRSAGAQVAMLSIARLMSPDFRNADDVLARLPRPAWFDHIPPE; this is encoded by the coding sequence ATGTCGAGCTCGCCGTCATCTAATGCGCTGCAGAACATCGCAGCACGTCGGGCGTTTCTGCACGCGGCAACGCTCGTCGATGCGGCCTCGCAGTGCCCGCACTGCTTCGGCATCAAGTCGCCGAACTACGCGACCTGCCACGGCTGTGGCTTCCTCGACGTCGCGCCGTGGGGCCGCGCCGCGGCGTGGTACGGCACGATCGTCGTCAAGGGATCGGCGCTGTACTGGGACTTCAACAACTACAAGCGCTTCGGGCCGGCGACCCTCGGAGAGTCATGGCAGCGCGTCACATCGCTCCTCTCGCTCGCGACCTGGACGCACGCGGAGGCCATTGCCACGCACCTCGGAGGCGAACCCACGATCGTGTGCCCGGTCCCATCCTCCCGCGGCATGACGGTGGAAGCGCAACCGCTCACCGTGGCGATCCAGCACTGCGCGCTCATGAAGCACCACTTCGTCCCCGCGCTGCGAGCGCACCCCACGCTGCGGCGCGACAAGGGGCTGTTTCAGCCAGAGTACTTCGTGCCGGCGCGCGACGTTCGCGGGGAACGCATCGTCTTGGTTGAGGACCTCACGGCATCGGGGAGGACGGCGTACTCGGCGTGGTACGCCCTCCGGAGTGCCGGCGCGCAGGTCGCGATGCTCTCGATTGCGCGCCTCATGAGCCCCGACTTCCGCAATGCGGACGATGTGCTCGCACGCCTGCCGCGACCGGCATGGTTCGACCACATCCCGCCGGAATGA